DNA sequence from the Manis javanica isolate MJ-LG chromosome 15, MJ_LKY, whole genome shotgun sequence genome:
GCAAGCCAACTGGTTGCTATTACCAAAATTTTGTGGAGCAACTCAGACAAATCCAGACTTGGAAAGAATCAGTAACAAGGATCCCTCTACCCCAAGTACAGAATAccacaaaatgaaaaaggcaagAGGAAGATCGAATGCTCAGAAGTATTTCTCAGAATTGATAAAATGGAAAGGACTACATGGAAGTTAAATGACTTTTTAGTTACTATCATGTGAGTAGGGAAGTGAGCAGGAAGAAGTTAGGTCATCTAAACCCATATTCCATGGCTATGTGACAGTGTCACTCAGCTCTGCTGTAAATACTATACTAAGCTTATGTGAGAAATGAGGGAAATGGCAGGGGAGAAGTTAAGTCTGGTTCCAAAAATAACAGCTGGAGGAAACCCCAAGTAGTGGAAAGTTCCTGTGCTCCCTAAGGAAAGAGATGAGAAGGAACTTAGGGAAAATGGAGAATGCTGAAACTGTAACTTCCCCCTAATCAAAAGACTGAGAAGCCAAGGGAAATAGGACTTAGTAACAGAATCTGTATAGATTCAGAATATAGTAATGAGTATCTTGTTTTAGAAAGTAAGAGatttgggggaagagggaggtgaTTAAGTTTTGAAAATTGCAGTCAATTTGCTTTTGCAAAAGGCTTAATAAGGTAGGTCATTTTGAAAGCTGTTCTTTATACAAATCTCAATTTTCAGAATGAaattcaactttatttccaagagAGACATTCTATActcttatttttcattcagttcCTGCAAATGATTCTGAATCACAggtgaatgaagaaaaaaaggaagaagatttACTAAATAAGTGTATGCAATTAATGTCAATCGAAGAACAGGGAGAACATGTGATGTTAACTTGACAATCTCGTGTATTAATGATGCGCCAAAGTTCAGGGAAGGACTGTGAATTGTGTCTTCTCACTGCATTTAGGACAGTATTGTTAGTCACCACCAAGTCATTGATTTTGGTTTGTTCATAAACTTCTACAGCAGTGTAATTGCTTTGATGTAGTTCATGTACCAGTGACATTTGTGTAATAAAATTTATGTGTAATATATGCTTGTATAGctagataaaattaaaatttttcttgtcacttaaaattatttttctttaaatctaacAAATACATTGTATAATTTTTCCTGTTTACAGTAAGTCCTAAAACAGCAACCTTAGAATATCCTACAAGTATTTTCTTGATTGGattgagaaaactgaaatatcctgatatatgttacatattaaaAGAGAACATTTGATAGGGATAACATACCGGCTTGCAAAcaaggtgcttaataaatattttttccttgaacacaacttaaaaatagaagtatcaaTTTGCCCTATTTTATGAAAACTGCCATGTACAAACACTTAGACTTTCAAACTGTATTAAGCTGGGAGTAGTTGTACTCATGATGAGAGGATACTTTACATTATAAATTCACACTTCCCTTCTAAACattgttttcaagaaaattttgttaaaactagaaaaataggaATGGGCAATTAAAGCAAGTTTGAAGAATCACCACTGATTCAGTATGTCAATATGGTAtattatttagaataaaatcacTCCAATATTATGACCCAGAACATTGTTGATATGAAAGAACTCTGAAAGGGCATCTCATCAAACTCATCACTTTAATACTTGTCCACACTTTCATTTGGTCtcatttttatgatttaaaaaaattaaaacacagtttatcaagaaaatataaatgaaaggtAACTGTTTATTATTGGAGAAGAGAAATGTATACAAGAAAGTCTAGATTCTTTTTCCTCATGCACTACTTTTGTAATAAAGCTCCAAATATCAACTTTCAAGATATTTACAAGGATAAATTTTTCTTAACACATGACCATTTACTGTGTGGAGGACATTTTTTCATAGAAATCATATACTCAAACTAAATACGTTCTTATAGTTTATAAGAAGCTTAGAGCATTGTATTAACAGAAGATGATACTATGTTTTACTGCAAAATAGTATAAAAGTGATAGAATTTTTATATCACTTTTATATGTTTAATTAACTTCATTTGAACaggggaatgaaaaaaaaaacccaaatgaaaaaTCATCAAGACAGGCCTAGCTTTAAGATTTTTTGTATTCAATTCGTTCTACTTTCACGTCATCTCCAATTAGCTGATACACATAAGTGACAACTGTAGAAGCCTGGATATCCATCAACACAAATGAAGGAATaatgtttctggaagaaaatacaaataatgtcAGTGTTCTGTACTAAAAAGCAGCAGCACTATAATTTTCAATTTAAGATGGCAATTTGGATTCAAGGAGAAGTCTGgttgttacatttaaaaataataatcatcaaAAGATTGTCAAAAGGCTATAATCATTTAAATGATCAAATTTCTAGTTTACAAATGCCACATATACAATTAACTACATAAAACCCCCAAATTCCCTACTACTCACGTTTCCAAGGCATTATATGCTCCAGTGGCAGAACCTGGGTTaatgtagaatttattttcatgCTCAAATGCTtcaaatttatgtgtgtgtcCTGAGATAAGAATGTCCACATCAAACTGCCTCTGCAACAGGGCTAAGCTGGCCATATCTCCCCATGGAATAACTTGATGTCCATGGATCAAACCAATTTTGAATTGCCCCACAGTCACAACTTTCTGTTCTGGGTAATTCAGATTCTAAAGAATagacatcagaaaaaaatgtattttagagatactgatgttttaaaaaaacctgCTTAAATATTTGATTTCATATGGATGTTTTGATACAGTGCTCTAcaaccatttattaaatatttgatttcttCGCAGTGTCCAAGACCACAACTATCCTCAAAACATACATTAGGTAAACTGGAGTTTATCATGCAATCTCTTAATTGTATATGGATTCTTTTGGGCATTCTGTAGAGAAAAATTATTCCCCCAAATTTGTGAGTTTCCTCTAAGAATCCTAGGCGTAAGACCTGTAAGCCAGTGTATGTTCAAATTATATAGCAGGCTTTAATAGTTATACAGatggcttaaaataataatagttaacacaTAACACTTAGTATGAACCAGACACTTTCAAAGGGCTTTATAAATATCGACCTATTTAATCCTTAACAATCCTAAGAGGTAGGTTCTATTATAACccacattttatggatgaggaaacttgAGGAATGAGAGGTTAAAataacttgccaaaggtcacatgTTAGTAAGTGGCTGAGTCAAGATCCAAACCCTCATAGTTTGGCTCCAGGATCTGTGAATTTAGCAAATTAGAAGCAAAGAATCTTAATTCTCATTGCTGAAACTGTCTTTAGCATAACACAAACAGAACCCTTAATGTTTTCAATAAGCAAGACCTATATTCTAATTACTGGCAAGGTTGCCCCTTCCCTTCTCATCCCCCTTTCACCTACATgccaccttttgtttatctaaACCTTTTGcaaaaat
Encoded proteins:
- the VPS29 gene encoding vacuolar protein sorting-associated protein 29 isoform X1 — encoded protein: MAGHRLVLVLGDLHIPHRCNSLPAKFKKLLVPGKIQHILCTGNLCTKESYDYLKTLAGDVHIVRGDFDENLNYPEQKVVTVGQFKIGLIHGHQVIPWGDMASLALLQRQFDVDILISGHTHKFEAFEHENKFYINPGSATGAYNALETNIIPSFVLMDIQASTVVTYVYQLIGDDVKVERIEYKKS
- the VPS29 gene encoding vacuolar protein sorting-associated protein 29 isoform X2 — protein: MLVLVLGDLHIPHRCNSLPAKFKKLLVPGKIQHILCTGNLCTKESYDYLKTLAGDVHIVRGDFDENLNYPEQKVVTVGQFKIGLIHGHQVIPWGDMASLALLQRQFDVDILISGHTHKFEAFEHENKFYINPGSATGAYNALETNIIPSFVLMDIQASTVVTYVYQLIGDDVKVERIEYKKS